One genomic window of Amphiura filiformis chromosome 3, Afil_fr2py, whole genome shotgun sequence includes the following:
- the LOC140148530 gene encoding LOW QUALITY PROTEIN: dual serine/threonine and tyrosine protein kinase-like (The sequence of the model RefSeq protein was modified relative to this genomic sequence to represent the inferred CDS: inserted 2 bases in 1 codon), protein MAVYWGPCSAPRSSRHKSRDLPSEFRLFSSFTKQLKKIIYDSNISLAELRTSGHFEEERISALCLQDGDERFVQSIVSDSPCIIVLGSTFTAKAAIVNRIFGDRVIRLLEPPEDVNEKSWRTIRFKYGSHRRXSCLALTDSYELVNGDSAPETPWKEIPLHEVELREEQKSDPALVGALADITLNHALLATKTQVVVASHNCPNSDVIELFKYYSQRTLPILIYGIESDSITHEEQSQLLELKAEAPDLPVLFIDCRPNGDDHRPVVVTRHMHPRERAVSDTDPEDDSAYDTDEPGMKSEQVDDEAGLPPSAAGFKALYQQLKQLGHLKDAREVAGYHPGIPTSESLLAVSKLERLEPLLPIVLFVRQALQLYLVRAGSIVHDLHQLCMNMFITTAFDMQRDIQITPRRIEYAKVKETELFESLKELANERQEQIKKIIMETVEELKDALLAEAGEFQFIGIDIGAHDQIQNIKDIKRCTEQIQDLVLAKLNTAIVDRLISSVEYLHESFVGTLTRCLKSLEEIDTDSDQSASSALGQILNAAYQVEVNVRTSSSIVRVIWERMKEILSTIKPFKAPPKVNSDWKRKVALTMINNLDESKLAKNICSQFRARLHNSHDSFSSSLRQLEAKHSGRLEKTEEQRMKVRKVHAPRLARLALDSTSLRDMVLHGMPRLEREIGRGQYGVVYGCRSWGGMSPCAVKSVVPPDDKHWNDLALEFHYTRSIPEHTRVVALRGSVVDHSYGSGTPAVLLIMERLQQDLHTAIKKGLDFPNRLQVALDVVEGIRYLHSLGLVHRDIKLKNVLLDKHNRGKITDLGFCKPEAMMSGSIVGTPIHMAPELFSGRYDSSVDTYAFGILFWYVCAGSVRLPQAFEQCANKDHLWSSVKKGVRPERLTPQFNDECWTLMQACWHGEPSKRPLLGEVSTRLQEIHLQASVVRKLSTGGRSRNSSFNEPRLVSL, encoded by the exons AACGGATTTCTGCTTTGTGTTTACAAGATGGTGATGAGAGATTTGTTCAGAGCATCGTCAGCGACTCACCTTGCATCATTGTCTTGGGGTCGACCTTCACTGCCAAAGCTGCCATTGTCAACAGAATCTTTGGAGACAGAGTCATCAGACTCCTAGAACCCCCTGAGGATGTTAACGAAAAGAGCTGGAGAACGATACGATTCAAATACGGCAGTCACCGGCG GAGTTGCCTTGCTCTGACTGACAGTTACGAGTTGGTTAATGGTGATTCTGCTCCAGAAACACCGTGGAAGGAAATACCGCTCCACGAGGTAGAGCTCCGAGAAGAGCAGAAGTCAGATCCAGCACTAGTGGGTGCTTTAGCTGACATTACGTTGAATCATGCTCTTCTAGCCACAAAAACACAAGTTGTAGTTGCTTCTCATAACTGTCCAAATTCAGATGTAATAGAACTGTTTAAATATTACTCACAGAGGACACTTCCAATTTTAATATATGGCATAGAGAGTGATAGTATCACACATGAGGAACAAAGCCAACTGTTAGAACTCAAAGCAGAAGCACCAGATTTGCCTGTTCTGTTCATTGACTGCAGACCTAATGGGGATGACCATCGCCCTGTAGTTGTTACAAGACATATGCATCCAAGAGAAAGAGCAGTATCCGATACTGATCCTGAAGATGACTCTGCTTATGATACTGATGAACCAGGAATGAAATCAGAGCAGGTGGACGATGAAGCTGGACTACCTCCATCAGCTGCTGGTTTCAAAGCCTTATATCAGCAACTTAAACAACTAGGCCATCTGAAAGATGCCAGAGAAGTTGCTGGGTACCATCCGGGAATACCAACTTCAGAATCTCTACTTGCTGTCAGCAAGTTAGAAAGACTAGAACCTCTACTACCCATAGTGCTATTTGTTCGTCAGGCCTTACAGTTATACCTGGTGAGAGCTGGTAGCATAGTACATGATCTTCATCAGCTGTGTATGAACATGTTCATCACAACAGCATTTGATATGCAGAGGGACATTCAGATCACACCAAGGAGAATAGAGTATGCCAAGGTGAAAGAGACAGAGTTGTTTGAATCGTTGAAGGAGTTGGCCAATGAGAGACAAGAACAAATCAAGAAAATCATCATGGAAACTGTGGAAGAACTGAAAGATGCACTTCTAGCGGAGGCGGGAGAATTCCAATTCATTG GTATTGACATTGGAGCTCATGATCAAATCCAAAACATCAAGGATATTAAACGATGTACAGAGCAGATTCAAGATCTGGTATTGGCAAAACTAAATACTGCGATTGTCGATAGGTTGATCAGCTCGGTGGAATACCTTCATGAGAGTTTTGTGGGGACCTTGACAAGGTGTCTGAAGAGTCTAGAAGAGATCGATACAGACTCAGATCAGTCTGCTAGCTCAGCTCTGGGACAG ATTCTAAATGCTGCATATCAAGTAGAAGTCAATGTCAGGACAAGTTCATCAATTGTGAGGGTGATATGGGAGCGAATGAAAGAG ATTCTGTCAACCATCAAGCCATTTAAAGCACCTCCCAAAGTGAATAGTGATTGGAAACGCAAGGTTGCATTGACAATGATCAACAACCTGGACGAGTCCAAACTGGCAAAGAACATCTGCTCACAG TTTCGTGCAAGACTTCACAACTCCCATGATTCCTTCTCCTCATCACTACGACAACTTGAAGCTAAGCATTCTGGGAGGCTAGAGAAGACAGAGGAACAGCGTATGAAAGTGCGCAAGGTTCATGCTCCCAGACTGGCTAGATTAGCTTTGGACAGCACTTCACTCAGGGATATGGTTCTTCATG GTATGCCGAGGCTGGAACGTGAGATTGGTCGTGGTCAGTATGGTGTAGTGTATGGATGCAGATCTTGGGGTGGTATGTCTCCTTGCGCTGTCAAATCAGTTGTACCTCCAGATGACAAACATTGGAATGATTTAGCTCTGGAATTCCACTATACAAG ATCGATACCCGAGCATACCAGAGTGGTAGCCCTGCGAGGGTCAGTAGTAGATCACAGCTATGGTAGTGGCACACCTGCAGTCTTGCTCATCATGGAGAGACTTCAGCAAGATCTTCATACAGCCATCAAGAAAGGACTGGACTTCCCTAACCGCTTACAAGTGGCGCTGGACGTTGTGGAAGGGATTCGCTACTTACACAGTCTGGGATTGGTGCACAGAGACATCAAGCTGAAAAATGTGTTG CTTGATAAACATAACCGTGGCAAGATCACAGACCTTGGATTCTGTAAGCCAGAGGCTATGATGAGTGGTAGCATAGTAGGCACTCCCATCCACATGGCACCAGAGTTATTCTCAGGCAGATATGATAGCAGTGTGGACACCTATGCATTTGGCATTCTATTCTGGTATGTGTGTGCTGGCAGTGTAAGGCTACCACAAGCATTTGAGCAATGTGCTAACAAGGATCATCTATGGAGCTCTGTCAAGAAAG GTGTGAGACCAGAAAGACTTACTCCACAGTTTAATGATGAGTGCTGGACACTGATGCAAGCCTGCTGGCATGGCGAGCCATCCAAGCGTCCTCTTCTGGGAGAAGTTTCCACTCGTCTTCAGGAAATCCACCTTCAAGCATCGGTAGTTCGCAAGCTGAGCACAGGTGGAAGGTCACGTAACTCCAGCTTCAATGAACCCAGGCTGGTGTCATTATAA